In the genome of Methylocystis iwaonis, one region contains:
- a CDS encoding WGR domain-containing protein, which produces MSAITLHRIDTARNMRRFYALDIEADLFGGVLLMKAWGRIGARGRVIAEHYDDVELARAALQKQAARKRRRGYA; this is translated from the coding sequence ATGAGCGCGATCACGCTTCATCGCATTGACACAGCGCGCAACATGCGCCGCTTTTATGCGCTCGATATCGAGGCCGATCTCTTCGGCGGCGTGTTGCTTATGAAAGCGTGGGGACGCATCGGCGCGCGCGGGCGCGTCATCGCCGAGCATTACGACGACGTGGAGCTCGCGCGCGCTGCTTTGCAGAAGCAGGCGGCGCGCAAGCGGCGGCGAGGTTATGCGTAA